A region of Vampirovibrionales bacterium DNA encodes the following proteins:
- a CDS encoding helix-turn-helix domain-containing protein, with protein MNLEQFFDKHGTARVEDVARAAGTNLAYLRQCKYGTRRMSADLAVKMEAASGREMTAPELRPDLPWAAILHHGEQSR; from the coding sequence ATGAACCTAGAACAATTTTTCGATAAGCACGGGACCGCACGAGTTGAGGATGTCGCTCGCGCGGCTGGCACGAACCTCGCCTACTTGCGTCAATGCAAGTACGGCACTCGTCGCATGAGCGCCGATCTGGCGGTCAAGATGGAGGCCGCTAGCGGGCGGGAAATGACCGCGCCTGAACTTCGCCCAGATTTGCCATGGGCAGCCATACTGCATCACGGGGAGCAATCCCGGTAG